The window TCTACCGGAATGCATACCCAACCCATTCCGTGACTTCACGCAGCGGGACCATGTTTTTGCTCATTCTGATCTTCATGCTATTAACCTCGACCTTCAGTTCGATGATTATTGCGGGCATCGAGCAGGCAGAGACTGGCAGCAACATCGCACAACTGTtgttctctctctgtctgaTCTTCAACGGGTAAGTCTGGTTACGTCTTTTCGAGTCATGTCGGCGCTAATCTGTTCCCAGTGTTCTGGCGAGCCCCCAAGAGCTACCTGgtttctggatcttcatgtATCGCGTCTCGCCCTTTACGTATCTGGTATCGGCCGTGCTTTCCACCGGTGTGTCCGGCGCTGACGTCGCGTGCTCTGCCATCGAACTGTTGCATATATCGCCCCCGAAGGGTGAAACGTGCATGAGCTACTTGGGTTCGTACTTGAAGCAAACACATGGGAACTTGCACAATCCCAACGCGACTGCGGACTGCCAGTTGTGCTCTATTTCGACAACAGACCAGTTCCTGGCCAGCATCAACATTTACTTCTCAGACCACTGGCGCAACATCGGGCTGCTTTTTGTGTACGTAGGCTTTAACGTGTTGGCGGCCGTTTTCCTCTATTGGTTGATCCGCGTGCCGAAGCATTGGTCGCGGAAGGTCAAACAGGAGTAGAGTGGGGGCTGGTTTGAAATTTACGATACGATAGAACAACTCTATGGCTTATGGGGCATTCTTCTTGATGCTTGCCCTTCGAGCTTTGCAAATGCGTACATATAGCaggttcttttcttctggatTTTagattttctttttcttttttcggTTAATAATAGCAACGTGCGTAGTGTTGTCCGCTGATGACGGTACAGCCACTCGCCTGCCAATTGGACTACGTATGAACTGAAGCACTAAAAAAAGGCAAGGCAGATCGAGGTGGGGGCTAAGACCGGCCGGTTCGGGTTCCACCCGCGGGTTAGTGAACTGTTGTAGTAGGTGCCTTGGGCCGTGGCTTTTGGGTACAATGGGAACCACCGACGGGGTGATCATTCAAGCCTAGATTTCTTGTTCGCTTTCGGGTCACCGCGTGGGATGATGATCCACATTGAGGCGACCGGGCGGATCTGCGTAGGGGATGGGGTGGGAGTAGGTGCTGTGTGATTGGCCCGTTCGTGTATTTCGGGGACTTCGGACGACTTCGAACGAAACAGCTGAATGATGGGTCGGGGACCCCCAACTTAACTGCCCTCAGAATAGAGTGCGAAACGTGGCTGATTAATATTGCTAGGGGTCATCATCGGCAGTGCCAAAGCTAGAAAAAAGGTAAGTAGCCCCGCCAAACTAGACTAGCTACGGCAGGTCGACAGGGATCGAGTCATAGTGCATGGAATAATCAGGAAGGAGGATGATGCTGATGGCAAAGGGAACCGGGTTTCCGTGGCGCAGGGTCAGGTTGGGGTTAGGGCTTGGGGTCCAAAACGTTGCGAGAAAGCGCCGTGTTTGGGGTTAGAGGATTAACCTCTTATTGTTCGTTTACCACTCCACCCCCGGCATCGGGTGGGGGCTGGAAGATGGACAACCCTAATTGGTCCGCTAGTAATCCAGGACAGGCAGTACGCGGCGCTGTTGGCATAATCATCGCCGCTGGCAAGAACTATTATTTGTGCTAGACATAGTCCAGCATGTTTGTTCTCTAAGCAATGAGCAGACGTCCTTTCGGACAAGGTCCGAATACGAAGTCAAGTCTGTCATCGCCGAAACTGGTTACTGCGTCAGAGTCAGTTACAGTATCTCTGAGTCGATCAGCGCCTTATCGAGCATATTGCACACTACTCCCAGACAGGATAGAGGACGGATGGGAGGGTCCACCGGCCAAAGTCTCGCGAGAAATCCGAAGTGGCCAACCAGAGACCCGTCAGATGTGGGTAAGCCAACGGACTTTGCCTTTGAGGCTCAATCGGCTCCACGAGCCCAGGGATTGATTTGTCGTTTGGCAGCGTGTTCATGTATTCATGATTACGCTAAAACTCAACGGGAATCCGGCACGCCGGTCGCGGATCATCATGGGCCAGGTACCATAATTAAGCAGTTACTTTTATTTAGGGGCAAATCCCTCAGGCGTGCCACGCGATTAAGTTACTTCTaccttctctttcttcgcaTTCTTGCTTCGTCTTACTCCCCTCAACTATGGACGATTATCCCTCCTTGATAGATCTGCCACATATTGTCTCCATGTCTGGTGCTTCTTCCCAGGCCTATGATGCCTACGCTCCAGATGGTTCTCTTCCGGCCGACCACCCTTTTATGACTCGAGAGTCTCCCATGTTTCAGCTGGACGCCGTGGAGTCCAAACCCCGGGAAGATCACTTTCCTTCCCAAACATGGTGGAAGGGTGATTCATCCGCTTATGCCATGGGTTATATGCCTCCGATTGCGTCGAACCCTTATGGTGGCCGTTTTGCCTCTTGGAACAGCGGGGTTTCTACTATCTCAGAACCTCAAAGTCCGCGCAGCATCAACAGCGGCAGTTTGCCAGCTATGAGCTGCTACACTTCTCCACCTTACCGGCATGAGGATTCCACCATCTCTACTCTAGAACACGAGCACGCATCATATCAGACTCCAGACAATCTAACAGTACCCAATCCTCGCGTGTATGAGGTCCTGCCGGAGAATCACCTCTCTCCCTATAGCGAAGTCCACTCGGACCTCGACACCTGGTCATGCAGCCATTCCGATCGCTATCCTACCCCAGAGCAAGCCTGGGCCTCTCCCATGCAGCCCGAGACCGTGGCCGCCGCACCAAAGTACTCACGGCGGTCCAAGACCCGGTGCTCGTCCACTGACCGCGTCCAAAAGAGCGCGGCACAACGACGACCCAAATCTGCTCCTGGCCGTGGCCGGAAGCGACGCGGAGCAACCAGTACCCCAAATGATGAGAATTGGCCACGAGTGTTTGTGTGCAGCTTTGCTTCGTATGGCTGTGAGAGTACCTTTGCGTCGAAGAACGAGTGGAAGCGACATGTCACCTCTCAGCACCTCCAGCTGGGCTTCTACCGCTGCGACGTGGGAAAGTGCAGCGTGCTCCTCAATCATACCCGATCTGGCTATCTACACTCACCATCTACCTCATCCGCTACTCCTTCGCCCGGCCAGCCCAACGACTTTAACCGCAAGGATCTTTTCACACAGCATCAGCGCCGCATGCACGCGCCCTGGCTACAGTCGGGGCAACGGCGAACCCCTGGTGATGCAGAGCATGCTGCCTTCGAAAACAGTCTGGAGCAAGTCCGCCAGCGCTGTTGGCTAACATTACGACAGCCACCCGCCGTCAGCCACTGCGGCTTCTGCGGCCAGAGCTTTTCTGGTGAGGGTAGCTGGGATGCTCGCATGGAGCATGTTGGGCGGCACTTTGAGCGCGAGAATCCCGAGCAGCGTGGCAACGAGGGCGAGGACCAGTTCGTGAGAGATTGGGGTCTCCGTGAGGGTATTCTGTCGCTGGCGGATGGTCAAATTCGGCTGGCCTCGCTCGTACGATCTGATTAGATTTCTTTGTTGTCTACTACATTATACAGGTTATTGGTGTTTGAAGGGGATTTGTTTTCTCTATACTATATTACGGTTATGCCATTATGATTCTGCTCTATGTTCCTGTTGTATGTACTAGTGGAAGACGGTGTCCCAAGTATCACGAATACATAATGAAGCCCTGGAAAGAATAAGCACACACTTAAACTGTTCCCTTGAAAACGGGCACGGATGGGAGCATCCTCTGTATTCGGTGGGAGAAACAAGGGGGGAAAGAAGCAATAATCTTTACCTGCGCCGTCCATAAGCGGAATGTCAGCTGTGATCCACGGCGAGTCATTTCCAAAATCCTTCGGGCACATTTACTACCTCATCGACTAGATAAGCAAAAACAAGGATCACATATCGAGGCACCCAGGGATGGTGCGTAGCCCCTGAATAAAGGTCCACAGTAATCAACCATGTGGCCAACTACGTATGGGCAAATAAAAGTAACTTCAAGGAGTTACAAAGTTTAGACGGTTTAAGTGACAAGGCGGGACGAGAAGACTAGTAATCCTGGCGCGAAAGAGGCGCAATGCACTCAGCTCTGGGGCCAGCATTATTGTGGAGCCAAACCATTCACTAAATCAATGCAGGGCATGATTCAGTCATGTTTCATATTACTCGCCCGTCTCTTCATCTCATTCAGCGGTGAGTGGCGTGTCCATGGGTAATCCCCCAGAGTTGGACTCCCGAATGCCAGTTTGGCATGTCGTCgtatgttcttcttggatggCATTCCAGTCCAGGACACTCTAGTTACTGCGTACTCTGGACGCAGAGCGTAGATGATTTCGCGGGCCCACGATCGTCGGCGCCTCATCTTGGTGAAAATCCGCCTTTGGCTTAACAGCTGATCCTCGGACAGATGCCGGTATTTGACTGTTTGTACTGAACTTTCTAAACTCTGATGAGCCCCTGTTATTAATTCTTCCTGACTAACGGCTTTTTCCTTTTAGAACAAGGTTTTCTTGCTTCTTGGCACGTGGCCGTTGAACCCACATTTCCGCAGCGGTTTTTGATGCCCCCGAAGCAGCTGGGCTCAGGTGCAGTGACATCAATCATCGACACGAGGCAATATTACATTATTCCGGGAAACAAGCTAATAGACACGCAGCCTGGCAAAACCTTATTCACCTGTAAAACGGTTAAAGGGGCCCGAGGATCCAACTATGTATCCCCACCTCACGAAGAAATGCAAGAACCACCAACTCAAATGCTGCAAATAGCTTAAGGAATGTTGCGATAATCGACAAGAGACATGTCTCGTAGTGGATCTTCCCGTCAAGATCTATCCGCCCTTACTTTtttcgtcatcatcctcccccACCGATTTCGTCCTTCCCGACCGGATAGTCCGGACGAGGCTCGTGCTCGGTTTGCTAGTTCATAGTGCAACGGCTCGTGCCGGCCAAGGACCCTTTTTTTGGGGATCTGAGCGCTCTGGCAGGTTTGAAGGGTATGATTGACGGTTCGACAAGCTTAGCCCTATCGTCCCAGAGCTCTGGTGTTTGGTAGACCCTGACCCACCTCCAGGGGTGTGGTTGTAAACTAATTGATCTGCGCAACCTAAACAGTATCAAgaatttctctctcttcggAGTTTGAACTATGCGTCAACCCGACAAAGTACAGAGTACTGGTATTATCGCAGGGTGCGGAGTGACATTTGACGAATCTTTCGAATGGTATTGTGTCACTTTCTGCTCGGTGTCTCCCCCGGCGGCAACATTCTTCTTAAAAGAGACAATTAGTCACACGAGAAACATGCTATGCCCTGAATTCTAGATGATGAGCTGTACTCGGTTTCGGTCAATCATCCATTCGATGTGGGAACATCATATCGCTGGTTCTAGGTTGGAGTTCCACATCGGTCGAGATGCCCCAATCTGGGAGTTAGCCCCGATCTGCGCCCTCGGTGGTGCTTTGTATGATAACAATGCGATATATCGTGCATCAATTGCCAGGAACAGCGCTCGATTTTTATCGGATAGGCAGTCTCGTGTCAATTGAATCATCCTGGGCAAATTACTGTCAACTCTGCTGCCGACTCGAACATATATTGCTGCGTACACCGAGTAGATCGATGGCGAAATTCATATATATTTAGCATATCTGTGGCACAGCTCGGTCTTAAGGCTTTCTGTCGCTCTCAGATATAAAAAGCAGCCTTCGCTATGCCTCATCTCCAGTCTCGCTTCTCCCTACTCTTCGGACTAGTAGCGCTGATTTCTCTCGGTCTCCCTCTACGCTCCAACAAGTCCCAACGCCCCCTTCGGTTCCTCAAAAGTACTATGATGGCCTCCAGTAAAGATAAGGCGGCTCAACTGCGCGAGTACATCTTCTCGCAACCGGCCTCCGATTTAGCCAACAATCCATGGGCCGTATCCAACGCGATCGAGACCTTCGCCGACACGCACGGACTCAAGATGATCTTCAGAGGAGACAAGCTGGAGCTAGCACGAAAACAGATAATGGCACAGAAGCCAGCTCCACGCACAATTATCGAGTTCGGCACGTTCGTCGGTAAATCCGCACTTGCCTGGGGCGCCATCCTACGCGACATCCACGGTGCCTCCTTGCCGGCGGATGCGAAGGTGTACACATTCGAGACAGATCCTGTCATGGTGGCGCTGGCGCGGGATCTGGTTAAGCTGGCTGGTCTGGAAGGCACAGTGCATGTGTTGGAGGGTCCCGGTAGTGAGTCCCTGCAAAAGCTGGTGACTGATGGCGCAGTCCAGTCCGTTGAcatggccttcttcgacCACTGGGAGGAGTTCTATCTGCCTGATTTGCAACTTGTCGAACGACTCAAGCTCTGGCGTGTCGGTTCcctcgccattgccgataACACTGATTATCCTGGTGCGCCGGCGTATCGTCAGTATGTCCAGGATGGGGGCAGCGGGCTCCCCGGCGCGGTGAAGTATGAGAGCCGCTCGCTGGAGACACCAGGGGTAAAGCAAGGCCCGGTAAGATGGTTGTTATTTGTATTAGGGATATCTGAGAAGCTAACTTTGATTGTTATGGCAGAGCATTGTGGAGGTGAGCAAGGTGTTAGCTGTCGAGTAAAAACATTGAaacaaatatatatctggCCGTTTGAGTGCAACAGACATCCCATcaaagatgatcaagggAGCTCCAAGGATGATGAAAACATTCCCTGTTCTTAATACCTGCTCTTAATAACTGGTTTGGATAGTTACTACCCATGATTATGGTAGCTCGAATCCCCGATGTCTGTATACTGCTGTGCCCGTGACTGCGCGTCCCTGATTGGCCCTTCGCTCTCCCCCGTCgtctcctcaatctccgacCACCGATGAACAACCCATCCTTGACCCTCCCATTACTTCTTGACTCGGAATTGTTTTCCCTCAGGTGCATCACCCTCTGGAAGGCATGCTGCGCGCGCCCCTCTAGCCATCCTCGCTCCCTCCGGCCACGTTGCCTGGAGCCCCAGACTCGACTATGTACCGCTCCCTGTGCACCACCTCCCTCTTCTGCGCTGACATTCATTCCCTGCAGGGCTGTCTTCTCGCTGATCATAATTAAC of the Penicillium psychrofluorescens genome assembly, chromosome: 1 genome contains:
- a CDS encoding uncharacterized protein (ID:PFLUO_001360-T1.cds;~source:funannotate), which translates into the protein MSGASSQAYDAYAPDGSLPADHPFMTRESPMFQLDAVESKPREDHFPSQTWWKGDSSAYAMGYMPPIASNPYGGRFASWNSGVSTISEPQSPRSINSGSLPAMSCYTSPPYRHEDSTISTLEHEHASYQTPDNLTVPNPRVYEVLPENHLSPYSEVHSDLDTWSCSHSDRYPTPEQAWASPMQPETVAAAPKYSRRSKTRCSSTDRVQKSAAQRRPKSAPGRGRKRRGATSTPNDENWPRVFVCSFASYGCESTFASKNEWKRHVTSQHLQLGFYRCDVGKCSVLLNHTRSGYLHSPSTSSATPSPGQPNDFNRKDLFTQHQRRMHAPWLQSGQRRTPGDAEHAAFENSLEQVRQRCWLTLRQPPAVSHCGFCGQSFSGEGSWDARMEHVGRHFERENPEQRGNEGEDQFVRDWGLREGILSLADGQIRLASLVRSD
- a CDS encoding uncharacterized protein (ID:PFLUO_001361-T1.cds;~source:funannotate), with the translated sequence MASSKDKAAQLREYIFSQPASDLANNPWAVSNAIETFADTHGLKMIFRGDKLELARKQIMAQKPAPRTIIEFGTFVGKSALAWGAILRDIHGASLPADAKVYTFETDPVMVALARDLVKLAGLEGTVHVLEGPGSESLQKLVTDGAVQSVDMAFFDHWEEFYLPDLQLVERLKLWRVGSLAIADNTDYPGAPAYRQYVQDGGSGLPGAVKYESRSLETPGVKQGPSIVEVSKVLAVEAVFSLIIINKAGGLIYQREFQAGLRKLSTNDYLVLAGTFHGVHAITRSITPKMPLAPTASSPAASSPSTSTPASSGYAYPIPGVAATGIEELETDKFRLTCFQTMTGTKFLLFTDPMSGNVEVIINKIYELYADYVMKNPFYQLEMPVRCEAFDRHLGAWLRGRT